Proteins from a single region of Amycolatopsis sp. CA-230715:
- a CDS encoding GntR family transcriptional regulator: protein MTSLAPGKTGEIRARLLDLVDLLPEGAPLPSERELAARWQVARMTLRRAMDDLVLQELLVRRQGSGTFTSRPKVSRRLGMTSFSEEMRRRGMRPASRTLELRRHRADRARCQQLRIPAGDVVVEFVRLRLADDAPMALERTTVPERYVPGLSIEDLHSSWYELLATKYRTDIVSGTCQLEPAMPDRRTAEQLRIPITQPCMRIRGISLDARGRVMEYCEAMYRGDRYAITAELHRPARPAAGRAIS, encoded by the coding sequence ATGACGTCGTTGGCTCCCGGTAAGACCGGGGAGATCAGGGCCCGCCTGCTCGACCTCGTCGATCTCCTGCCGGAGGGCGCGCCGCTCCCTTCCGAGCGCGAGCTCGCCGCGAGGTGGCAGGTGGCGCGGATGACGCTGCGGCGCGCGATGGACGATCTGGTGCTGCAGGAGCTCCTGGTGCGGCGGCAGGGCAGCGGCACGTTCACCTCGCGGCCGAAGGTGAGCCGCAGGCTCGGCATGACCTCGTTCTCCGAGGAGATGCGGCGACGGGGGATGCGCCCGGCGAGCAGGACGCTCGAACTCCGCCGCCACCGCGCGGACCGGGCCCGCTGCCAGCAGCTCCGGATCCCCGCCGGGGACGTGGTGGTCGAGTTCGTCCGGCTCCGCCTCGCCGACGACGCGCCGATGGCGCTCGAACGCACCACCGTGCCGGAGCGGTACGTACCCGGACTGTCCATTGAGGACCTGCACAGTTCGTGGTACGAGCTGCTCGCCACGAAGTACCGGACCGACATCGTCAGCGGCACCTGCCAGCTGGAGCCCGCGATGCCGGACCGGCGCACCGCGGAGCAGCTGCGGATCCCGATCACCCAGCCGTGCATGCGGATCAGGGGCATCAGCCTCGACGCGCGCGGCAGGGTCATGGAGTACTGCGAAGCGATGTACCGGGGCGATCGCTACGCGATCACCGCGGAACTCCACCGCCCGGCGCGGCCCGCCGCGGGCCGCGCGATCAGCTGA
- a CDS encoding ABC transporter substrate-binding protein, producing MRVRRTRTIRTAAAVGTALVLASALAACGSGSGDGGAVTLTFWTHTHPPMVKLNEALIAEYQQQHPNVKIKYQTIPNDEFNTKTLTAMSNGTGPDVLNMDDSALRGEYLPKELVAPIDAGALGAASADEVKARYNAGVLDGAAKDGQYYGLPSEFNATAFAINTKHFTDAGLDPNAAPKTWDEVAADAKKLVAAQHTQAFSFLYLHSGWYSQQLQTLLNQTGGTLTDPGHEHATVTSPQSVAALQLWVDLAAGKDKSADPNKTSREATSPFSDLATGRQSMAIVYPWAMEQIRQSNPDVYKQLKVVPLPQLNPAQPVNRWYGYYWAVGKASKHQAEAWKFISYLASKHERWLSDVDFIQPVSGWDTGQAAKKVDALPVWSSAYQKGKFDQVAPHYSEVQDALTDMVNDAVFDHVAVPDAAKKASDRIDRSLGS from the coding sequence ATGCGCGTACGCAGGACACGGACCATCCGGACCGCCGCCGCCGTCGGCACGGCGCTGGTGCTCGCGAGCGCGCTCGCCGCGTGCGGCTCGGGCTCCGGTGACGGCGGTGCGGTCACGTTGACCTTCTGGACCCACACGCACCCGCCGATGGTCAAGCTGAACGAGGCGCTCATCGCCGAGTACCAGCAGCAGCACCCGAACGTGAAGATCAAGTACCAGACGATCCCCAACGACGAGTTCAACACGAAGACGCTCACCGCGATGAGCAACGGCACCGGGCCCGACGTGCTGAACATGGACGACAGCGCGCTGCGCGGGGAGTACCTGCCGAAGGAGCTGGTCGCGCCGATCGACGCAGGTGCGCTCGGCGCCGCTTCGGCGGACGAGGTCAAGGCGCGCTACAACGCGGGCGTCCTGGACGGCGCGGCGAAGGACGGCCAGTACTACGGGCTCCCGAGCGAGTTCAACGCGACCGCGTTCGCGATCAACACCAAGCACTTCACCGACGCCGGGCTCGACCCGAACGCGGCGCCGAAGACCTGGGACGAGGTCGCCGCCGACGCGAAGAAGCTCGTCGCCGCCCAGCACACGCAGGCGTTCAGCTTCCTGTACCTGCATTCGGGCTGGTACTCCCAGCAGCTGCAAACGCTGCTGAACCAGACCGGCGGCACCCTGACCGATCCCGGTCACGAGCACGCCACCGTGACCTCGCCGCAGTCGGTCGCCGCGCTGCAGCTGTGGGTCGATCTCGCCGCGGGCAAGGACAAATCGGCCGATCCCAACAAGACTTCGCGCGAGGCGACCTCGCCGTTCAGCGATCTCGCCACCGGGCGCCAGTCGATGGCGATCGTCTACCCGTGGGCGATGGAGCAGATCCGGCAGAGCAATCCCGATGTGTACAAACAACTCAAAGTCGTGCCGCTGCCGCAGCTGAACCCGGCACAGCCGGTGAACCGGTGGTACGGCTACTACTGGGCGGTCGGCAAGGCGAGCAAGCACCAGGCCGAGGCGTGGAAGTTCATCTCCTACCTCGCGAGCAAGCACGAGCGCTGGCTGTCCGATGTGGACTTCATCCAGCCGGTGTCCGGCTGGGACACCGGGCAGGCCGCGAAGAAGGTCGACGCGCTGCCGGTGTGGTCTTCCGCTTACCAGAAGGGAAAGTTCGACCAGGTCGCGCCGCACTACTCGGAGGTGCAGGACGCGCTGACGGACATGGTCAACGACGCGGTGTTCGACCACGTCGCGGTTCCGGACGCGGCGAAGAAGGCGTCCGACCGCATCGACCGCAGCCTCGGGAGCTGA
- a CDS encoding carbohydrate ABC transporter permease, which translates to MAVLALPRRRDSADRRRHTTGMLLAIPALALFAVFAIYPMLRVFYLSVFDYSLTTPPKFVGMDNFAHLATDPQFGEAVLQTVVYAAGTYVPALALALVLAHALNNRTRAGGLIRLLYFLPVAASWVAVSVIWRVVLNPDGLLNQALGLHLNWLTSSDTAMWGLVLMGVWKETGFFLILFLAGLQAIPGELYEASELDGAGRWSRFRYVTWPMLRPVTAVCSVMAVIRGFQAFSPQLVLTNGGFGTEVVNLFVYKTAFENARMGRASAVAVLMFLLLFVLTLVQLRVFARRDR; encoded by the coding sequence ATGGCGGTGCTCGCGCTCCCTCGCCGCCGCGATAGCGCGGATCGGCGGCGGCACACCACCGGGATGCTGCTGGCGATCCCCGCGCTGGCGCTGTTCGCGGTGTTCGCGATCTACCCGATGCTGCGGGTGTTCTACCTGTCCGTCTTCGACTACAGCCTGACCACGCCGCCGAAGTTCGTCGGTATGGACAACTTCGCCCACCTGGCGACCGATCCGCAGTTCGGCGAAGCGGTACTGCAGACCGTCGTCTACGCGGCGGGCACCTACGTTCCCGCGCTCGCACTGGCGCTCGTGCTCGCGCACGCGCTGAACAACCGCACCAGGGCTGGCGGGCTGATCAGGCTGCTGTACTTCCTGCCGGTGGCCGCGAGCTGGGTCGCGGTGTCGGTGATCTGGCGCGTGGTGCTCAACCCGGACGGCCTGCTCAACCAGGCGCTCGGACTGCACCTCAACTGGCTCACCAGCTCGGACACCGCGATGTGGGGCCTTGTCCTGATGGGAGTGTGGAAGGAGACCGGCTTCTTCCTGATCCTGTTCCTCGCCGGGCTGCAGGCGATCCCCGGCGAGCTGTACGAAGCGTCCGAATTGGACGGTGCGGGCCGGTGGTCGCGGTTCCGGTACGTCACCTGGCCGATGCTGCGCCCGGTCACCGCGGTGTGCTCGGTGATGGCGGTGATCAGGGGCTTCCAGGCGTTCAGCCCGCAGCTCGTGCTCACCAACGGCGGGTTCGGCACCGAGGTGGTCAACCTGTTCGTCTACAAGACCGCGTTCGAGAACGCCAGGATGGGTCGCGCCTCCGCGGTGGCCGTGCTGATGTTCCTCCTGCTCTTCGTGCTGACGCTGGTGCAGCTGCGGGTGTTCGCGAGGAGGGACCGATGA
- a CDS encoding carbohydrate ABC transporter permease has protein sequence MTKPATRPRPPAEAVRVATPVRRRRKRHPGRVVALVLTGLGGLAFISVLVYAVLTALKPAAEVLAVPMRWVPSTFEWSNLALPFTETPFARYFLNSTVVGVSVTVLNVLTCTAAGYSFSKFRYRGRDALFVIVLATLMIPVEIIYVPLYSLVYSLGWVDSFAGLIIPAGTSAFGIFLMRQAIDGVPDELLEAARLDGAGVVRTLVSIVVPVVRGPMAALALFVFMLNWDSHLWPLLVASDDDHRTLPVGLAAMQANNLGSAGVPMMLVAALLAALPTVLLFVTLQRRFVEGVTASAGLR, from the coding sequence ATGACGAAGCCCGCCACCAGGCCCCGCCCTCCCGCGGAAGCCGTCCGCGTCGCGACGCCCGTGCGGCGTCGCCGGAAGCGCCATCCCGGCCGTGTCGTCGCGCTCGTGCTCACCGGGCTCGGCGGACTGGCGTTCATCTCCGTGCTCGTGTACGCGGTGCTGACCGCGCTGAAACCCGCCGCCGAAGTGCTCGCCGTGCCGATGCGCTGGGTGCCGTCGACGTTCGAATGGTCCAATCTGGCGCTGCCGTTCACCGAGACACCGTTCGCGCGGTACTTCCTCAACAGCACGGTCGTCGGGGTCAGCGTCACCGTGCTGAACGTGCTCACGTGCACCGCCGCCGGGTACAGCTTCTCGAAGTTCCGCTACCGCGGGCGCGACGCCTTGTTCGTCATCGTGCTGGCGACGCTGATGATCCCGGTCGAGATCATCTATGTTCCGCTCTACAGCCTCGTCTACTCGCTGGGCTGGGTGGACAGCTTCGCCGGGCTCATCATCCCGGCCGGCACCAGCGCGTTCGGGATCTTCCTTATGCGGCAAGCGATCGACGGAGTCCCCGACGAACTGCTCGAAGCGGCGCGGCTCGACGGCGCCGGGGTGGTGCGCACGCTGGTGTCCATTGTGGTCCCGGTGGTGCGCGGCCCGATGGCGGCGCTGGCGCTGTTCGTGTTCATGCTCAACTGGGATTCGCACCTGTGGCCGTTGCTGGTCGCCTCCGACGACGACCACCGCACGCTGCCGGTCGGGCTCGCCGCGATGCAGGCGAACAACCTCGGCAGCGCCGGGGTGCCGATGATGCTCGTCGCCGCGCTGCTCGCGGCGCTGCCCACCGTGCTCCTGTTCGTGACGCTGCAACGGCGGTTCGTCGAGGGCGTGACGGCTTCGGCGGGGCTGCGATGA
- a CDS encoding putative N-acetylmannosamine-6-phosphate 2-epimerase, whose protein sequence is MTAWLAVDGGQTGLRLRTSDGRNGTGPGFSYADGDPVASITAAVRTAAANAGVARPVGIACLGLTGYPARRADRDRLGVAVARALDATEVRLCEDMVTAHAGALPGGTGVALAAGTGVVCLAIGADGTTRKIDGGGHLLGDLGGGFATGQAGLRAVLAATDGRGPATALSGLAAARYGGGTDLGQRVAMADSPVSAVAAFAVDVFEAAADGDAVASAVVGASAANLARTAAAGVRALGCDAVRIACAGRLFDAGDLLMAPLRQRLAELAPSATLVPPAGDPLDGAVRLATTALGSYAPLVHVHRGDAAPAPEESVVDGLPFPAGSLLVSCQAQPSNPLHGPGPMARMAAAAAAGGACGIRANGAADVAAIRAEVALPVIGINKIAAPGGTFITPTFDAAAAVVRAGATMVAVDGTARPRPDGSTLADQIARIHDELGVLVMADVDSAAAGIAARGAGADVVASTLSGYTGGVIPEEPDVALVRELSALDCPVIAEGRYRTADDVRAAVAAGAYAVVVGTAITNPMDITTRLTKALR, encoded by the coding sequence ATGACCGCCTGGCTCGCTGTCGACGGCGGGCAGACCGGCCTTCGACTGCGCACTTCGGACGGTCGGAACGGCACAGGACCCGGTTTCTCCTACGCCGACGGCGATCCGGTCGCGTCGATCACCGCGGCCGTGCGCACGGCCGCGGCGAACGCCGGAGTGGCGCGCCCCGTCGGCATCGCCTGCCTCGGGCTCACCGGATACCCCGCGCGCCGGGCGGATCGGGATCGGCTCGGCGTCGCGGTGGCGCGTGCGCTCGACGCCACCGAGGTGCGGTTGTGCGAGGACATGGTCACCGCGCACGCGGGCGCGCTGCCCGGCGGCACCGGCGTCGCACTCGCCGCCGGGACCGGTGTGGTCTGCCTCGCGATCGGCGCGGACGGCACCACGCGCAAGATCGACGGCGGCGGGCACCTGCTCGGCGATCTCGGCGGGGGCTTCGCCACCGGGCAGGCCGGGCTGCGCGCGGTGCTGGCCGCCACCGACGGCCGCGGGCCCGCCACGGCGCTGTCCGGTCTCGCCGCCGCCCGGTACGGCGGCGGCACCGACCTGGGGCAGCGCGTCGCGATGGCGGATTCGCCGGTCTCCGCGGTGGCCGCGTTCGCCGTCGACGTGTTCGAGGCGGCCGCCGACGGGGACGCGGTGGCCAGTGCGGTCGTCGGTGCCTCCGCCGCCAACCTTGCGCGCACCGCCGCCGCGGGTGTGCGCGCGCTCGGTTGCGACGCCGTCCGGATCGCTTGCGCCGGAAGGCTTTTCGACGCCGGTGACCTGCTGATGGCGCCGCTGCGCCAACGACTCGCCGAGCTGGCGCCCTCGGCCACGCTGGTGCCGCCGGCGGGCGATCCGCTCGACGGCGCCGTGCGGCTCGCCACCACCGCACTGGGGAGCTATGCCCCGCTCGTCCACGTTCACCGCGGCGACGCCGCGCCTGCCCCCGAGGAGTCCGTTGTGGACGGTCTGCCCTTTCCGGCTGGATCGCTGCTGGTGTCCTGCCAGGCCCAGCCGTCGAACCCGTTGCACGGGCCGGGCCCGATGGCGAGGATGGCCGCGGCCGCGGCGGCGGGCGGCGCCTGCGGCATCCGCGCGAACGGGGCGGCGGACGTGGCCGCGATCAGGGCCGAGGTCGCGCTGCCGGTGATCGGGATCAACAAGATCGCCGCGCCAGGTGGCACGTTCATCACCCCGACCTTCGACGCGGCGGCCGCGGTGGTCCGCGCGGGTGCCACGATGGTCGCGGTGGACGGCACCGCGCGCCCCCGTCCCGACGGCAGCACGCTCGCCGACCAGATCGCCCGCATCCACGACGAACTCGGCGTGCTCGTGATGGCCGATGTGGACAGTGCGGCCGCCGGGATCGCCGCGCGGGGCGCCGGTGCCGACGTCGTCGCCTCGACGTTGTCCGGGTACACGGGCGGTGTCATCCCGGAGGAACCCGACGTCGCGCTCGTCCGCGAACTGAGCGCGCTCGACTGCCCGGTGATCGCCGAAGGCCGGTACCGCACCGCGGACGACGTGCGGGCCGCGGTCGCCGCGGGGGCGTACGCGGTGGTGGTCGGGACCGCGATCACGAACCCGATGGACATCACCACCCGGCTCACCAAGGCGCTCCGGTGA